A stretch of Thermosinus carboxydivorans Nor1 DNA encodes these proteins:
- a CDS encoding homoserine dehydrogenase, whose amino-acid sequence MGEKVIQVGLLGMGTVGSGVVKLLAANAQDIARKVGAPVRIKKVLVRDPEKPRPGLLPDQLVFDAAAVIDDADIDIIVEVMGGEQPAKDYILQALNRGKHVVTANKDVVAKYGRELFAAAEANHVDFLFEASVGGGIPIIRPLKQCLAANKISEVMGIVNGTTNYMLTQMTQHRLDFATALRQAQAAGYAEADPTADVGGWDAARKIAILASIAFGTRVTVDDVYVEGITTIGAEDIEYARELGYVLKLLAVAKETDKGIDVRVHPAFIPHHHPLAAVQDVFNAIYVRGDAVGETMFYGRGAGQMPTASAVVADIIDVARDIRHHVSSRILCTCYEQKPLCPIEQTASPYYIRMLVEDKPGVLAAIAGAFGAQQVSLHSVIQKRKVDNWAEVVLITYRVSHASLRLAINTIEGMSIVGKVQNVIRVETGEIE is encoded by the coding sequence ATGGGAGAGAAGGTTATTCAAGTTGGGTTACTGGGTATGGGAACGGTCGGCTCCGGTGTAGTAAAACTCTTGGCGGCCAATGCGCAGGATATTGCCCGCAAAGTAGGGGCGCCGGTGAGAATAAAAAAAGTACTAGTCCGTGATCCCGAAAAACCAAGGCCGGGTCTATTGCCCGACCAGCTCGTCTTTGACGCTGCGGCAGTAATTGATGACGCCGACATAGATATTATAGTAGAAGTAATGGGCGGCGAACAACCAGCGAAGGATTATATTTTACAGGCCCTTAACCGCGGAAAACATGTCGTGACGGCCAATAAAGATGTTGTTGCAAAGTATGGCCGGGAATTGTTCGCGGCGGCGGAAGCAAACCATGTGGACTTCTTGTTTGAGGCCAGCGTCGGCGGTGGTATTCCTATTATCAGGCCGCTCAAACAATGCTTGGCGGCCAATAAAATCAGCGAGGTCATGGGGATTGTCAACGGTACGACGAATTATATGTTAACCCAGATGACTCAGCACCGCCTGGACTTTGCTACGGCGTTACGCCAAGCCCAGGCCGCAGGTTATGCCGAAGCAGACCCTACCGCTGACGTGGGTGGTTGGGATGCAGCTCGTAAAATAGCGATTTTGGCTTCCATCGCTTTTGGGACTCGTGTCACGGTTGATGATGTCTATGTAGAAGGGATTACTACCATCGGCGCTGAAGATATTGAGTACGCGCGCGAATTGGGTTATGTTCTCAAACTTCTTGCTGTTGCGAAAGAAACCGACAAAGGTATTGACGTTCGTGTTCATCCTGCTTTTATTCCCCATCATCACCCGCTTGCGGCGGTACAGGACGTCTTTAATGCTATTTATGTGCGTGGCGATGCGGTTGGCGAAACGATGTTCTACGGACGTGGTGCCGGACAGATGCCTACAGCCAGTGCGGTAGTGGCGGACATAATTGATGTGGCGCGCGACATCCGTCATCATGTCAGCAGCCGCATTCTTTGCACCTGCTATGAGCAAAAACCTTTGTGCCCCATTGAGCAGACAGCGTCTCCCTATTACATCCGTATGTTAGTTGAAGATAAACCAGGTGTGCTCGCTGCGATTGCCGGTGCGTTCGGGGCCCAGCAGGTTAGCTTGCATTCAGTCATCCAAAAACGCAAAGTGGATAATTGGGCCGAAGTAGTACTTATCACCTACCGGGTATCACACGCCAGTCTGCGGCTGGCTATCAACACTATCGAGGGAATGTCTATAGTTGGCAAAGTACAAAACGTTATTCGGGTAGAAACTGGCGAAATCGAGTAA
- a CDS encoding ACT domain-containing protein: protein MTMQKSAFYLVREEILPEAIKKTIKVKELLKRGEAKTINEAVEKMGLSRSAYYKYKDFVFPFYEASKEKIVTIALLLEHKPGVLSRVLNTIAGDRGSVLTINQGIPLQGVANATISIETADLAVDLEALLDKLRMVEGVKRLELLGQA from the coding sequence GTGACAATGCAAAAGTCGGCGTTCTATCTTGTCCGGGAGGAAATTTTGCCCGAAGCAATCAAAAAGACAATTAAAGTGAAGGAGTTATTAAAGCGCGGTGAAGCAAAAACCATCAATGAAGCTGTTGAAAAGATGGGGCTTAGCCGCAGCGCCTATTATAAATATAAAGACTTTGTTTTTCCTTTCTATGAGGCCAGCAAGGAGAAAATCGTGACTATCGCCTTACTGCTGGAGCATAAGCCGGGCGTGTTGTCAAGAGTCCTTAATACGATTGCTGGCGATCGAGGCAGTGTTCTTACTATTAACCAAGGTATTCCTCTTCAAGGTGTAGCTAACGCCACTATCTCAATTGAAACGGCTGACCTTGCTGTCGATTTGGAAGCTTTGCTGGACAAGCTGCGCATGGTTGAGGGCGTAAAGCGGCTGGAACTTCTTGGTCAGGCATAA
- the cobO gene encoding cob(I)yrinic acid a,c-diamide adenosyltransferase, with product MKTSLGLIQVYTGNGKGKTTASLGLALRACGHGFKVCMIQFMKNNPDYGEMKAAHLLPGFKIIPVGRNEFVNLKNPESIDIQLARDGWELAKVVLRSREYNIVILDEINVAMACGLVDTREVVSFLQEIRGETEILLTGRYAPAEIIAIADLVTEMCEVRHPYSQGLESRQGIDY from the coding sequence ATGAAAACGTCGCTCGGTTTAATCCAAGTATATACTGGTAATGGCAAGGGAAAAACTACTGCTAGCCTGGGATTGGCGCTTCGGGCCTGCGGTCATGGGTTTAAGGTATGTATGATCCAGTTTATGAAGAATAATCCGGATTATGGGGAGATGAAAGCTGCTCATCTGCTGCCAGGATTTAAAATTATTCCTGTTGGTCGCAACGAGTTTGTGAATTTGAAAAATCCGGAGTCTATTGATATCCAATTGGCCCGTGACGGCTGGGAATTAGCTAAGGTCGTACTTCGCTCCCGGGAATACAATATTGTCATTTTGGACGAAATCAATGTTGCAATGGCCTGCGGCTTAGTGGATACACGGGAGGTTGTTTCTTTTTTACAAGAAATCAGGGGTGAGACGGAAATACTGCTGACAGGCAGATACGCTCCCGCCGAAATTATTGCGATTGCCGACTTGGTAACGGAGATGTGCGAAGTGCGCCATCCTTATTCTCAGGGCCTTGAGTCCCGGCAAGGAATCGATTATTAG
- the der gene encoding ribosome biogenesis GTPase Der — protein sequence MSKPIVAIVGRPNVGKSTLFNFIAKKRVSIVEDLPGVTRDRIYMDAEWLGREFTMIDTGGIEIETTDRILAATRHQAQLAIEEADVIIFVVDGKTGITTADEEVAAMLRSTRKPVVLAVNKIDSPKDEPAVYEFYNLGLGDPIAISATNALSIGDLLDRVIELLPQTEDAEEDDDVIKVAFIGRPNVGKSSLVNALLGEERVIVSDIPGTTRDAIDTYFEKDGTKFILIDTAGMRRKARINQPVERYSVIRSLRAVERADVVLVVIDAVDGVTEQDKKIAGYAHEAGRGIIIVVNKWDLIEKDSKTALRYTENIRSEMAFIQYAPVLFTSALTKQRVQRISELVKFVAEQHAMRVQTSVLNQVIEDAIRINPPPTGRGTRLKIFYTTQAEVKPPTFIFFVNEPEIMHFSYLRYLENKLREAFGFEGTPLRLVVRGRKEEE from the coding sequence GTGAGCAAACCTATTGTCGCGATTGTGGGCCGCCCTAATGTGGGTAAGTCCACTCTGTTTAATTTTATTGCCAAAAAACGGGTATCTATTGTCGAGGATTTGCCTGGCGTTACTCGTGACCGGATATATATGGATGCCGAGTGGTTAGGCCGGGAATTTACTATGATTGATACCGGCGGTATAGAAATCGAGACTACTGATCGCATACTTGCCGCTACCCGCCATCAAGCCCAATTAGCCATCGAAGAGGCTGATGTTATCATCTTTGTGGTCGATGGCAAAACAGGTATAACAACAGCGGATGAAGAAGTAGCGGCGATGCTGCGTTCTACCCGTAAGCCGGTTGTATTGGCTGTCAACAAGATTGACAGTCCCAAAGATGAACCGGCCGTTTATGAATTTTACAACCTTGGCTTAGGTGATCCGATTGCTATTTCGGCCACTAATGCCCTCAGTATTGGCGATTTGTTGGATAGGGTGATTGAACTCCTTCCACAAACAGAGGATGCAGAGGAAGACGATGATGTTATCAAGGTGGCTTTTATTGGGCGGCCTAATGTCGGGAAATCTTCTTTAGTAAACGCCCTGCTAGGTGAAGAACGGGTAATTGTCAGCGATATACCAGGGACCACACGCGACGCAATAGATACTTATTTTGAAAAAGATGGCACCAAATTCATTCTTATTGACACAGCAGGCATGCGGCGCAAAGCCCGCATCAATCAGCCTGTGGAACGGTACAGTGTTATCCGTTCACTGCGAGCCGTGGAACGAGCTGATGTTGTCCTTGTGGTCATTGATGCTGTGGATGGCGTTACCGAACAAGATAAGAAAATTGCCGGATATGCTCATGAAGCGGGACGGGGCATTATTATTGTTGTCAACAAGTGGGATCTGATTGAAAAGGACAGCAAAACCGCTCTGCGTTATACAGAGAATATCCGTAGCGAAATGGCCTTTATACAGTATGCTCCTGTTTTGTTTACTTCCGCTCTTACCAAACAGCGTGTACAGAGGATTTCGGAGTTGGTAAAATTCGTGGCTGAGCAGCATGCTATGCGTGTACAGACAAGTGTTCTCAATCAGGTGATCGAAGACGCGATCCGCATTAATCCTCCGCCTACGGGCAGAGGTACGCGCCTGAAAATTTTCTATACTACTCAGGCTGAAGTAAAACCACCTACTTTTATCTTTTTTGTAAATGAACCGGAAATAATGCACTTCTCTTACCTTCGTTATTTGGAAAATAAATTGCGGGAAGCATTTGGCTTCGAAGGCACGCCGTTGAGGTTGGTTGTGCGCGGGCGCAAAGAAGAGGAGTGA
- the plsY gene encoding glycerol-3-phosphate 1-O-acyltransferase PlsY, translating to MQYFWIFVFSYLIGSIPNGLIIGKLMRGVDVRQFGSKNIGATNVYRVLGPWPAFWVLLTDLAKGVAGVYLGQYFAGTPLAMLVGGIAAIAGHNWSVFLKFKGGRGVATGLGVIAVIVPKITLIVFIVWALIVYFTRYVSLASIVAAALVPLLMWGFGVQKEFLYFGIVAVLFVIVRHKPNIERLLKGEELKIKAGSSKINKEK from the coding sequence ATGCAGTATTTTTGGATTTTTGTGTTTAGCTATTTAATTGGGTCAATCCCGAACGGTTTAATTATCGGTAAACTGATGCGCGGCGTGGATGTTCGGCAATTTGGCAGTAAAAATATAGGCGCTACCAACGTATACCGTGTTCTGGGACCGTGGCCCGCGTTTTGGGTGTTATTGACCGACTTAGCCAAAGGCGTTGCCGGCGTCTATCTTGGCCAGTATTTTGCAGGAACGCCGCTGGCCATGTTGGTCGGGGGTATTGCCGCTATTGCCGGACATAACTGGTCTGTTTTTCTAAAATTTAAAGGCGGCCGGGGTGTTGCTACCGGCTTAGGTGTTATTGCTGTTATTGTGCCTAAAATCACGCTTATTGTCTTTATTGTTTGGGCGCTTATCGTGTATTTTACCCGTTATGTATCTCTCGCATCAATTGTGGCTGCGGCTTTAGTACCCCTGCTGATGTGGGGCTTTGGCGTGCAGAAGGAGTTTTTGTATTTTGGCATTGTTGCTGTTCTTTTTGTTATTGTTCGGCACAAGCCTAATATTGAACGGCTGCTCAAGGGTGAAGAGTTAAAAATTAAAGCTGGTAGTAGTAAAATTAACAAGGAGAAGTGA
- a CDS encoding DUF512 domain-containing protein produces MASKGIIARVLPNSIASELELVPGDRLLAVNGKPVQDIIDLSFALAEETVELLVEKANGEQELIEIEKDYNEDLGIEFESAVFDQVRRCANRCIFCFVDQMPPGMRGSLYVKDDDYRLSFLYGNFITLTNLGPRDLERIRRFHLSPLYVSVHATDGDVRQKMLGNKRAGQIMQQLRDLIDAGVELHTQVVLCPNINDGLILEKTIADLAELYPHVLSLAIVPVGLTRFREGCYPLKSFTADQAAAIINTVHHWQRRFQQQWGTAFVYLADEFYLAAGHPIPEYDLYGDFPQLENGVGIVRAFLAEWEKQTTDGAAYAEKHYIDVVCGVSAAKIIEPLLADLKIPNLYTRVVAVENIFFGPSVTVTGLLTGQDILTALRRLPGPRTGVIIPGVALRKGEAVFLDDLTPDKLAQELGTAVRTAYFAKDLHHLLTAWR; encoded by the coding sequence TTGGCATCTAAGGGTATTATTGCCAGGGTACTGCCTAACAGCATCGCAAGCGAGCTAGAGCTTGTGCCCGGCGATCGTTTGCTCGCGGTAAACGGAAAACCGGTTCAGGACATTATTGACTTAAGTTTTGCACTGGCAGAGGAAACGGTTGAACTGCTGGTGGAAAAGGCAAATGGTGAACAGGAACTCATTGAAATCGAAAAAGATTACAACGAAGATCTTGGTATAGAGTTTGAAAGCGCTGTTTTTGATCAGGTGCGTCGTTGCGCTAACCGCTGCATTTTTTGTTTTGTTGATCAAATGCCGCCAGGAATGCGCGGCAGCCTCTATGTAAAGGATGACGATTATCGCCTATCTTTTCTTTATGGTAATTTTATTACCCTGACTAATTTAGGCCCTCGCGATCTTGAACGTATTCGCCGGTTTCATCTGTCGCCTCTCTATGTTTCTGTGCATGCAACAGATGGAGATGTGCGGCAAAAAATGCTGGGCAATAAGCGGGCCGGTCAAATCATGCAGCAACTCCGCGATCTTATTGACGCGGGTGTGGAACTTCATACCCAGGTAGTGCTGTGCCCTAATATCAATGACGGGCTTATCCTGGAAAAAACCATCGCCGATTTAGCCGAACTATATCCGCATGTTCTGTCGCTAGCCATAGTTCCGGTGGGATTGACCCGCTTTCGCGAAGGTTGTTATCCCCTAAAATCCTTTACTGCGGATCAAGCGGCCGCTATTATCAATACCGTGCATCATTGGCAGCGCCGCTTCCAGCAACAATGGGGAACGGCATTTGTCTATTTGGCAGATGAATTTTATCTTGCTGCCGGCCATCCCATCCCTGAGTATGACTTATATGGCGATTTTCCACAACTGGAAAATGGCGTCGGGATCGTCCGCGCGTTTTTAGCCGAATGGGAAAAACAAACAACGGACGGGGCAGCATATGCCGAAAAACATTATATTGATGTAGTATGCGGTGTTTCAGCCGCCAAAATTATCGAGCCGCTGCTGGCAGACCTAAAAATTCCTAACCTGTATACCAGGGTCGTAGCTGTAGAAAACATTTTTTTTGGGCCAAGCGTTACGGTAACCGGTCTTTTGACCGGGCAGGACATTTTGACCGCTTTGCGCAGACTCCCTGGACCGCGTACCGGTGTTATTATTCCCGGAGTAGCGTTACGGAAAGGTGAAGCTGTTTTTTTGGATGACCTAACCCCTGATAAGTTGGCACAGGAGCTAGGAACTGCGGTCCGAACGGCCTATTTTGCGAAAGACCTGCATCACTTGCTTACGGCTTGGAGGTAA
- the spoIIP gene encoding stage II sporulation protein P, translating to MNRLFVCALILAIGVVFTAEAFAHERNDGGYYTIVDEQGIPVYYTGWKVRVGDQCLTADNKRYEVYQIEGDTARARLIGQVNLAQYAPPTGGAMAMFEGLLQPRVARAQGGKVAIYHTHSDESYVPTDGTESKLGAGGIYKVGDSFAQALKTKGLDAIHSQAKHDPHDDMAYERSRRTVLDLLKQQPDAIFDIHRDAVPAEVYKANVAGQDISKVQLVVGKYGPTSKQIEDYALQIKAAADKQHPGLVKGIFFAKGGDYNQDLHPRSMLLEVGAHTNTRDSAEKGIALFADVVPTVLGKTAPGSQATNGSAGLGTAATGPSGASKSIGWILGLLVVGGAAFLFLSTGGLKEAGAKLKQFTSSEFTNFLGPRLKGKRSNNPNDRDDSDSK from the coding sequence GTGAATAGACTGTTTGTTTGCGCGCTGATTTTGGCCATTGGCGTTGTTTTCACAGCAGAGGCCTTCGCCCATGAACGGAACGACGGGGGATATTATACCATTGTGGACGAGCAGGGTATTCCTGTCTATTATACCGGTTGGAAAGTCCGGGTGGGCGACCAATGTCTTACGGCTGACAACAAGCGTTATGAAGTATATCAAATAGAAGGCGACACGGCCCGCGCGCGCTTGATCGGCCAGGTGAACCTTGCTCAATATGCGCCGCCGACGGGTGGCGCCATGGCTATGTTTGAAGGGCTGCTGCAGCCGCGTGTTGCCAGAGCCCAGGGCGGTAAAGTGGCTATCTATCACACTCATTCTGATGAATCTTATGTGCCAACGGACGGTACTGAGAGCAAACTTGGCGCTGGTGGTATTTACAAGGTTGGCGACTCATTTGCTCAAGCGCTAAAAACCAAGGGGCTTGACGCTATCCATTCGCAAGCCAAACATGACCCGCATGACGATATGGCATATGAGCGGTCCCGTCGGACAGTGCTGGATCTCCTGAAGCAACAGCCGGACGCTATTTTCGACATTCACCGCGACGCCGTTCCTGCAGAGGTCTACAAGGCGAACGTAGCCGGACAAGATATTAGCAAAGTGCAGTTAGTTGTGGGCAAATACGGACCTACGAGCAAACAGATTGAGGACTACGCATTGCAGATTAAAGCAGCGGCTGATAAGCAGCATCCCGGCCTAGTTAAAGGTATATTCTTTGCTAAGGGTGGCGACTACAACCAGGATCTCCATCCGCGGTCGATGCTGCTCGAAGTCGGTGCTCATACCAATACCCGCGATTCGGCGGAAAAAGGAATTGCCCTTTTTGCTGACGTCGTGCCAACCGTTTTGGGCAAGACCGCTCCCGGTTCGCAAGCTACTAATGGTTCAGCAGGATTAGGAACTGCTGCCACGGGACCGTCCGGAGCCAGTAAGTCAATAGGTTGGATTTTGGGATTATTGGTAGTTGGCGGAGCGGCGTTCCTGTTTCTAAGTACCGGTGGTCTAAAAGAAGCAGGCGCCAAGCTTAAGCAGTTTACTTCCTCGGAATTCACTAACTTTCTAGGCCCTCGGCTCAAGGGCAAGAGAAGCAATAATCCTAACGACAGGGATGACAGCGACTCCAAGTGA
- a CDS encoding NAD(P)H-dependent glycerol-3-phosphate dehydrogenase — protein sequence MAVIGAGSWGTALAGLLGENGHEVVLWARNKRLADELNQTRENTAYLPGVLLPSSVIVTNDLKQAIAGARFIFVVTPSHAVRETAVALNEMLTGEKIIVSAAKGLELGTFKRMSEVIAEELPAYAETIAVLSGPNHAEEVGRRHPTASVVAATSQEVAELVQDLLMNPFFRVYTNPDVIGVELGGALKNIIALGAGIAEGLGFGDNAKAALMTRGLAEIARLGMAMGAKPLTFAGLAGVGDLMVTCTSRHSRNRRAGIMVAQGKSVQQIQAETNMVVEGIRSTLAAYKLAQRYKIVMPITEQTYRILYEGKPPREAVLELMTRGKTHEIEEVAVSCGTLWQK from the coding sequence GTGGCTGTTATTGGAGCTGGGAGTTGGGGTACCGCATTGGCTGGGCTCCTGGGAGAAAATGGCCATGAGGTAGTGTTGTGGGCGCGCAACAAGCGGTTGGCTGACGAGTTAAATCAAACACGGGAAAATACTGCTTACTTGCCGGGAGTATTATTGCCGTCTTCCGTGATTGTTACTAATGATCTTAAACAAGCTATTGCCGGCGCTCGTTTTATTTTTGTGGTCACTCCTTCTCATGCCGTAAGGGAAACGGCGGTAGCGCTAAATGAAATGCTGACTGGCGAAAAGATTATTGTTTCGGCGGCTAAAGGACTGGAATTAGGTACATTTAAACGAATGTCCGAAGTTATCGCCGAGGAACTACCGGCATACGCTGAAACGATTGCTGTTCTATCAGGCCCCAATCATGCCGAAGAAGTCGGAAGGCGTCATCCTACCGCATCGGTAGTGGCCGCTACTTCGCAGGAAGTAGCGGAATTAGTGCAGGATCTTCTTATGAATCCTTTTTTCCGCGTTTATACTAATCCGGATGTAATTGGCGTTGAACTGGGAGGGGCGTTAAAGAACATTATTGCGCTGGGAGCAGGAATTGCCGAGGGGTTGGGATTTGGCGATAATGCCAAGGCGGCACTAATGACCCGTGGGCTTGCCGAAATTGCCCGTTTGGGAATGGCTATGGGTGCAAAGCCATTAACTTTCGCTGGCCTAGCAGGTGTCGGCGACTTGATGGTGACATGCACCAGCCGTCATAGTCGCAACCGCCGTGCCGGTATTATGGTTGCCCAGGGGAAAAGCGTCCAACAAATTCAGGCGGAAACTAACATGGTGGTGGAAGGGATTCGTTCAACGTTGGCAGCCTATAAATTGGCCCAACGATACAAAATTGTGATGCCAATCACCGAACAAACTTATCGCATCCTCTATGAAGGCAAACCACCCCGCGAAGCAGTTCTTGAACTCATGACGCGTGGCAAGACCCATGAAATCGAAGAAGTGGCAGTCTCGTGCGGGACACTTTGGCAAAAGTAA
- the spoIVA gene encoding stage IV sporulation protein A, which translates to MEKFDLFRDIAERTGGDIYIGVVGPVRTGKSTFIKRFMETMVLPNIADPYDKERAKDELPQSGAGKTIMTTEPKFIPNEAVEITVKDNVTVRVRIVDCVGYTVEGALGYEEEEGPRMVLTPWFDHEIPFQEAAEVGTRKVIAEHSTIGLVVTTDGSVTDLARDKYVPAEERVIAELKELQKPFLVILNTNQPTTKETRELVAKLENKYDVPVIPIDCAQLNHDDIYAILQEVLYEFPVREVNITLPKWVEELDGDHWLRLKFDGAVKEVVGYVRRLRDIDRAIDDLSSYDFVADVILHDMDLGSGVAVIEMTTRNDLFYQVLEELTGFTIGGEHHLLRLMQDLAVAKREYDKLATALEQVRQTGYGIVPPQLEEMVLEEPEIIRTGNRFGVKLRASAPSLHIIKTDVQTEISPIIGTEKQSEELIQYLMREFEGEPEKIWRTNLFGKSINALVRESIQNKLTSMPENAQNKLRETLQKVVNEGSGGLICIIF; encoded by the coding sequence ATGGAAAAATTCGATCTGTTCAGAGACATCGCTGAACGTACTGGCGGCGATATTTATATCGGCGTTGTAGGCCCAGTACGCACCGGCAAATCGACTTTCATCAAACGGTTTATGGAGACAATGGTCTTGCCGAACATCGCAGATCCTTATGATAAAGAACGGGCAAAAGATGAACTTCCGCAAAGCGGCGCCGGTAAAACTATTATGACAACCGAGCCGAAGTTCATTCCGAATGAAGCAGTCGAAATTACCGTAAAGGACAATGTAACGGTGCGGGTACGTATCGTTGACTGTGTCGGCTATACTGTTGAGGGTGCTCTTGGCTACGAAGAAGAGGAAGGGCCCAGAATGGTATTGACCCCATGGTTTGACCACGAAATTCCGTTTCAGGAAGCGGCGGAAGTAGGGACTCGTAAAGTAATTGCCGAACATTCTACTATTGGTCTGGTAGTGACCACTGACGGCTCTGTCACTGACCTGGCCCGGGACAAATATGTACCGGCGGAAGAGCGGGTCATTGCCGAACTAAAAGAACTGCAGAAGCCGTTTTTGGTAATTCTCAATACCAATCAACCCACAACCAAGGAAACGCGTGAATTGGTGGCAAAACTGGAAAACAAATATGATGTACCCGTAATTCCCATTGATTGCGCTCAACTCAATCATGATGACATTTACGCTATTCTCCAGGAAGTGTTGTACGAATTCCCGGTCAGGGAAGTAAACATTACGCTGCCCAAGTGGGTGGAAGAGCTGGATGGCGATCATTGGCTACGCCTGAAGTTCGACGGCGCCGTGAAAGAAGTAGTTGGATATGTTCGGCGCCTGCGGGATATTGATCGCGCTATTGACGATCTTTCCAGCTATGACTTCGTTGCCGATGTTATTTTGCATGATATGGATCTTGGCAGCGGCGTCGCCGTGATTGAGATGACTACTCGTAATGATCTTTTCTACCAAGTACTGGAGGAGCTTACCGGCTTTACCATCGGCGGCGAGCATCATTTGCTACGCCTTATGCAAGATCTAGCCGTAGCTAAGCGTGAATATGATAAATTGGCAACTGCCCTTGAGCAAGTAAGGCAAACGGGTTACGGTATTGTACCGCCGCAACTTGAAGAAATGGTGCTCGAAGAGCCAGAAATCATCCGTACCGGGAATCGTTTCGGCGTAAAATTGCGGGCAAGCGCGCCTTCGCTGCATATCATTAAGACTGATGTGCAGACCGAAATATCGCCTATCATTGGAACGGAAAAACAAAGTGAAGAGCTTATCCAATACCTTATGCGCGAATTTGAAGGTGAGCCTGAAAAAATCTGGCGGACCAACCTGTTTGGTAAATCAATTAATGCCTTGGTGCGCGAGAGCATCCAAAACAAACTTACCAGTATGCCGGAAAATGCACAGAACAAATTGCGTGAAACTTTGCAAAAAGTTGTCAATGAGGGTAGTGGCGGTTTAATTTGCATTATTTTTTAA
- a CDS encoding DUF3189 family protein, which yields MIIIYYCFAGAHASVVASAIHCGLLPTDRIPSHEEILALPYYDRTLPELIGQPYLMGEDARGNSVYFMGLCNQRQQIDNMIRTVLTIAGIHEGKYILQDAFPLIAFSTKFGGLLSKRYCLTNLGRSMSIWGIQRSYPQFVELVEKVKRRLE from the coding sequence CTGATTATCATCTATTACTGTTTTGCTGGCGCCCATGCTTCGGTTGTGGCGTCCGCCATTCATTGTGGTCTGCTGCCGACCGATAGGATACCCAGTCATGAGGAGATTCTGGCGTTACCTTATTATGACAGGACTTTACCGGAACTTATCGGTCAGCCTTATCTGATGGGGGAAGATGCGCGTGGGAACAGTGTATATTTCATGGGCTTGTGTAACCAGCGGCAGCAGATCGATAACATGATTCGCACGGTATTAACTATAGCAGGCATTCATGAAGGTAAATATATTCTACAGGACGCTTTTCCGCTTATCGCTTTTTCCACCAAGTTCGGCGGGTTGCTGTCAAAACGTTACTGCTTGACTAACCTGGGGCGGTCTATGTCGATATGGGGGATTCAGCGCAGTTATCCACAATTTGTAGAACTGGTGGAGAAAGTCAAGCGCCGATTGGAGTGA